A region from the Vicia villosa cultivar HV-30 ecotype Madison, WI linkage group LG3, Vvil1.0, whole genome shotgun sequence genome encodes:
- the LOC131657352 gene encoding large ribosomal subunit protein eL18-like, which produces MVAINLKADGNSESDDIYLELLIKLYRILRKVDSKLNEAILQQLIISKDNQLSTISLTRLIDALKDKEGKIGVVVGVVTDLDSTVYDVPAIKVAAISFTNMARTRIESAGGECIIFEQLYSGDIFGHNSVLVTESTTSWWPDLSSEED; this is translated from the exons ATG GTTGCAATAAATCTCAAAGCCGACGGCAACAGTGAATCCGATGATATCTACCTGGAGCTCTTAATCAAG CTATATCGCATTCTAAGGAAGGTTGATAGCAAGTTAAATGAGGCTATACTCCAGCAATTGATCATTAGTAAAGACAACCAACTTTCAACAATTTCTTTGACACGGTTGATCGATGCCTTGAAGGACAAG GAGGGCAAAATTGGTGTTGTTGTAGGTGTTGTAACTGATCTTGATTCTACAGTATATGATGTCCCAGCCATTAAAGTTGCAGCAATATCTTTCACAAACATGGCACGTACCCGGATTGAAAGTGCAGGTGGTGAATGCATTATATTTGAACAACTCTACTCTGGGGATATATTTGGACATAACTCG gTGCTTGTAACGGAGTCAACAACATCTTGGTGGCCGGACCTCTCCTCTGAGGAGGACTAG
- the LOC131659912 gene encoding large ribosomal subunit protein eL18-like — protein MLVKEVEFEASRSKGTINLKADGNNESDDIYLKLLIKVYRLLVRKLRRESKFNRAVLDQLIISKDNQLSTISLTRLIDALKDKEGKIGVVAGVVTDLDSIVHDVPAIKVAAISFTATARARIESAGGECLIFDQHPFADISGHNSGLVMESTTSWWPDLSSED, from the exons ATGCTGGTGAAAGAGGTTGAATTTGAAGCTTCGAGAAGCAAG GGTACAATAAATCTCAAAGCCGACGGCAACAATGAATCCGATGATATCTATCTGAAGCTTTTAATCAAGGTATATCGCCTTCTAGTAAGAAAGCTTAGGAGAGAAAGCAAGTTCAATCGTGCTGTACTCGATCAATTGATCATTAGTAAAGACAACCAACTTTCAACAATTTCTTTGACACGGTTGATTGATGCCTTGAAGGACAAG GAGGGCAAAATTGGTGTTGTTGCAGGTGTTGTAACTGATCTTGATTCTATCGTACATGATGTCCCAGCCATTAAAGTTGCAGCAATATCTTTTACAGCAACAGCGCGTGCCCGGATTGAAAGTGCAGGTGGTGAATGCCTTATATTTGACCaacacccctttgctgatatctCTGGACATAACTCG GGCCTTGTGATGGAGTCAACAACATCTTGGTGGCCGGACCTCTCCTCTGAGGACTAG
- the LOC131657353 gene encoding SUN domain-containing protein 4-like, which yields MQRSRKALLQRRAIEKAASGRNCVYKVSLSLVFVLWGLVLLFSLWISSGNGYRDVSREVRVKENEHRKHKNSESDDEYLTKGIDSYTPSNTLCSEEAKTDDFIGESLFDKENMDDFEHSGKEKYVLSIRKEHEVERSESSVKKIDRLSAAVPLGLDEFKSRAVSSKINWSTSPSGSVIHRVEPGGDEYNYASSSKGAKVLASNKDAKGASNILTRDKDKYLRNPCSTEEKFVVIELAEETLVDTIEIANFEHYSSNLKDFELHGSLVYPTDVWIFLGNFTASNVKQAQRFVLQEPKWVRYLKLNLQSHYGFEFYCTLSIVEVYGVDAVEKMLEDLIYAQENGEKKVAISPSDRNSFEHDDNNDDIWKIGSDTTTAETSSANDETVNRNTLDPIEETRQQVGRMPGDTVLKILMQKVRYLDVNLSVLEQYLEDLNSRYVKILKEYGKEVSETDIVLQMIKEDIRRFLARQETIMKDVRDLDSWKFHFSEKLNHILRDNAVLRNEVEKVIENQVNLENKGVLVFCVCVIFSLFAILKLSLDMVMSICGAIKSRKFCKCSSSWFILLLSCNIIIFILTS from the exons ATGCAGAGATCGCGTAAAGCTCTTTTACAAAGAAGAGCTATAGAGAAAGCTGCAAGTGGAAGAAACTGTGTTTATAAAGTTTCTTTGTCTTTGGTTTTTGTTTTGTGGGGACTTGTTTTGCTCTTCAGCTTATGGATCAGTTCCGGCAATGGATATCGAG ATGTTTCTAGAGAAGTTCGAGTCAAAGAAAATGAGCACAGGAAGCATAAAAACTCCGAATCCGATGATGAATATTTGACTAAAGGGATTGATTCTTACACTCCTTCTAATACTTTATGCTCTGAAGAAGCTAAAACTGATGATTTTATCGGTGAGTCGCTTTTCGACAAAGAAAACATGGACGATTTTGAGCACAGCGGTAAAGAAAAGTACGTTTTGTCGATCAGAAAGGAACATGAAGTTGAAAGATCTGAATCTTCTGTTAAGAAGATTGATCGGTTGTCTGCAGCTGTGCCGCTCGGTCTCGATGAGTTCAAGAGCAGGGCGGTTAGTTCTAAAATTAATTGGAGTACTAGTCCATCCGGAAGTGTAATACATCGAGTAGAGCCGGGTGGCGATGAATACAATTACGCTTCTTCGTCGAAAGGTGCAAAAGTTTTAGCTTCTAACAAAGATGCTAAAGGAGCTTCGAATATCTTAACAAGAGACAAAGACAAATATCTTCGGAATCCGTGTTCTACGGAAGAGAAATTCGTTGTTATAGAACTTGCCGAAGAAACTTTGGTGGATACGATAGAAATTGCTAACTTTGAGCATTATTCTTCTAACTTGAAAGATTTTGAATTGCATGGTAGTTTGGTTTACCCGACCGATGTTTGGATATTTCTCGGAAATTTCACTGCCTCGAATGTGAAACAGGCGCAACGGTTTGTTCTTCAGGAACCAAAATGGGTTCGATATCTAAAATTGAATCTTCAAAGTCATTACGGATTCGAATTTTATTGCACATTGAGCATAGTTGAAGTTTACGGAGTTGACGCCGTTGAGAAAATGCTTGAGGATTTGATATATGCTCAAGAAAACGGTGAAAAGAAGGTAGCAATATCACCGTCCGATCGTAACTCGTTCGAGCACGATGATAATAATGACGATATTTGGAAAATCGGTTCTGATACTACTACTGCAGAAACCTCTTCTGCGAACGATGAAACTGTAAATAGAAATACTCTCGATCCGATCGAGGAAACCCGTCAACAAGTTGGCAGGATGCCAGGGGATACTGTCCTAAAGATTCTAATGCAGAAAGTACGTTATCTCGACGTAAATTTGTCGGTTTTGGAGCAATATTTAGAGGACTTAAATTCTAGATACGTTAAAATTTTGAAAGAGTATGGCAAAGAGGTAAGCGAAACCGATATAGTTCTGCAGATGATCAAAGAGGACATCAGGAGGTTCCTTGCCAGACAAGAAACTATA ATGAAAGATGTTAGAGATCTTGATTCTTGGAAGTTCCATTTTTCTGAGAAATTGAATCATATACTTAGAGACAATGCGGTTTTGAG GAATGAGGTTGAAAAGGTGATAGAAAATCAAGTAAATTTGGAAAACAAAGGTGTATTAGTGTTTTGTGTATGTGTTATTTTTTCATTATTTGCAATATTAAAGCTATCTCTGGATATGGTTATGAGCATATGTGGAGCAATTAAATCAAGGAAATTTTGCAAATGTAGTTCTTCTTGGTTTATCCTATTATTGAGTTgtaacattattatttttatattaacttCATAA